One Methylocapsa sp. D3K7 DNA window includes the following coding sequences:
- a CDS encoding PepSY-associated TM helix domain-containing protein: MESSRASFVRRMLRQVHLWIGLGLGLLFVPLGLSGAMLVFGTELDRFLEPSRYAVTSGGIERTAGVYLANAVAAAPGSRAVVLRWPLSTDMPVTVLLRSSGQTRVAYLDPPTGNILGIAGSSDSVVGFAHALHANLMVDGLTGRQIVGWIGTGLLVMALSGAFIWWPRFGGMLRALRWQRGSNVSLNLHRTLGFWIAGPLAVMTLTGIYLSFPQQSRAVIAIFTELTPQAPRPMPGIEPIRQPTQDPQRVIELALQSGEGLSPVSLSPPTEQSKFWRVQVSKTGGVSQTVLVDDATSAITSTRQSTTGDAFTAWLRRVHEAKHHGAAWRLIAFLCGVAPAFLLVTGTIIWLSRRGPAALSLLRRGRRFRGFRASRPSNL, encoded by the coding sequence ATGGAAAGTTCCCGCGCCAGCTTCGTCCGGCGGATGCTGCGTCAAGTCCACCTTTGGATCGGGCTTGGACTCGGCCTCCTGTTCGTTCCGCTTGGTCTTTCGGGCGCCATGCTGGTTTTCGGCACGGAACTGGATCGCTTCCTTGAGCCTTCCCGCTATGCCGTGACATCAGGAGGCATTGAGCGAACCGCCGGAGTGTATCTCGCCAATGCGGTGGCGGCGGCGCCCGGGAGCCGGGCAGTTGTTCTGCGTTGGCCTCTGAGCACTGATATGCCGGTCACGGTACTCTTGCGGAGTAGTGGGCAAACACGCGTGGCCTATCTCGATCCTCCCACGGGCAATATTCTTGGGATTGCCGGCAGCAGCGACAGTGTTGTGGGGTTTGCACATGCGTTGCATGCGAACCTCATGGTCGACGGATTGACGGGCCGTCAGATCGTCGGCTGGATCGGCACGGGCCTTTTGGTGATGGCATTGAGCGGTGCCTTTATATGGTGGCCGCGCTTTGGAGGGATGCTCCGTGCCTTGCGGTGGCAGCGTGGGTCGAATGTAAGCCTAAATCTGCACCGCACACTGGGATTTTGGATCGCGGGTCCTTTGGCGGTCATGACGCTGACCGGCATCTACCTGAGCTTTCCGCAGCAGTCGCGGGCCGTGATCGCGATATTTACCGAGCTCACACCGCAAGCGCCGCGTCCTATGCCTGGCATCGAGCCGATACGGCAGCCCACGCAAGACCCGCAGCGTGTGATCGAGCTTGCTTTGCAAAGTGGCGAAGGCCTATCGCCCGTCTCTCTGTCGCCCCCCACGGAGCAAAGCAAGTTTTGGCGCGTCCAGGTATCAAAAACCGGCGGCGTGTCGCAAACAGTGCTGGTCGATGATGCGACCTCCGCCATCACCAGCACGCGCCAATCCACAACTGGTGATGCCTTCACCGCCTGGCTACGCCGCGTCCATGAGGCGAAGCATCACGGAGCGGCCTGGCGGCTTATCGCATTCCTCTGCGGTGTTGCTCCCGCATTTCTGCTAGTGACCGGCACAATCATATGGCTCAGCCGTCGCGGGCCGGCCGCATTATCCTTACTTCGTCGCGGGAGACGATTTCGTGGATTTCGTGCGTCACGACCCTCCAACCTTTGA
- a CDS encoding Fe2+-dependent dioxygenase, whose protein sequence is MIVHIPDVLDQTQLAQCREAMERAAWIDGRATAGHQSKQVKNNLQLAEGGPEHRELGDMVIRALQRSPLFISAVLPHTVFPPLFNRYEAGMGFGLHVDNAIRQTVDGGIRIRTDVSATLFLSSPDEYEGGELAVEDSYGSHTVKLPAGDLVVYPADSRHEVAPITRGSRLASFFWIQSLIPDKTRRALLFDLDATIIQLTKDVPGHSALVSLTATYHNLLRQWTQV, encoded by the coding sequence ATGATCGTCCATATCCCCGACGTTCTCGACCAGACACAGCTCGCACAGTGCCGCGAGGCTATGGAACGCGCTGCCTGGATTGATGGGCGCGCCACGGCAGGGCATCAGTCGAAGCAGGTGAAGAACAATCTGCAATTGGCGGAAGGGGGTCCCGAACATCGCGAGCTCGGCGACATGGTCATCCGCGCTTTACAGCGTTCCCCATTGTTTATTTCGGCGGTTCTGCCGCACACAGTTTTTCCACCACTGTTCAATCGGTACGAGGCGGGGATGGGTTTCGGTTTGCATGTCGACAACGCTATTCGCCAAACCGTCGATGGCGGCATCCGCATCCGCACCGACGTATCGGCGACATTATTTCTGAGTTCGCCCGATGAATATGAAGGCGGCGAATTGGCCGTCGAAGACAGTTACGGCAGCCACACGGTCAAACTTCCGGCCGGGGATCTCGTTGTCTATCCGGCTGACAGCCGGCATGAGGTCGCGCCGATCACACGCGGTTCGCGCCTCGCGTCGTTTTTTTGGATTCAAAGTCTCATTCCCGACAAAACGAGGCGTGCGCTGCTATTCGACCTCGACGCGACGATCATCCAATTGACAAAGGACGTTCCCGGTCATTCCGCGCTGGTCTCGCTGACCGCGACCTATCACAATTTGCTGCGGCAATGGACACAGGTGTGA
- the exbB gene encoding tonB-system energizer ExbB, translating into MMSLKDNHLVRRNVDRDLAVAILAALLGAIVCAGPLQAQTSAPSPDAPLAATLSQPAAPPSSTPVSPPEAAPVTAGQTVAPAAESSVPAAEAASPSPHVTEAVLPSTLPRDLSPWGMFLSAVLPVKIVMVGLALASLATWTVWLAKTIELWMAKARARRNFEILAHAASLRVAEKELGSETSPIARFVAAAAGEADRSEGLAIEGVKDRTATLLSRIEAYAGRRIMRGTGILATVGATAPFIGLFGTVWGIMDSFIGISKTNTTNLAVVAPGIAEALLATAMGLVAAIPAVVMYNGFARSITSYRAQLGDAAAEVLRHLSRDLDREELPPQKEKAPVVRLHESAE; encoded by the coding sequence ATGATGTCACTGAAAGATAACCATTTGGTCAGGCGGAACGTGGATCGAGATCTTGCTGTGGCAATTTTGGCGGCTTTGCTCGGTGCGATAGTCTGCGCTGGCCCGCTTCAAGCGCAGACCTCGGCGCCTTCGCCGGACGCTCCACTGGCAGCCACGCTTTCCCAGCCTGCTGCGCCGCCCTCTTCTACACCTGTTTCACCCCCTGAGGCCGCGCCGGTGACGGCGGGGCAGACGGTTGCGCCCGCCGCGGAATCCTCCGTGCCTGCCGCCGAAGCCGCCAGTCCTTCGCCGCACGTCACCGAAGCAGTGCTGCCGTCAACCCTGCCGCGGGATCTCTCCCCCTGGGGCATGTTTCTCAGCGCCGTCCTGCCCGTGAAAATTGTCATGGTGGGGCTGGCGCTGGCCTCGCTCGCGACCTGGACGGTTTGGCTGGCGAAAACGATCGAACTCTGGATGGCCAAGGCTCGGGCGCGCCGCAATTTCGAGATTCTCGCCCATGCCGCGAGCCTCCGCGTCGCGGAAAAAGAGCTCGGCTCCGAGACATCCCCCATCGCGCGTTTTGTTGCCGCCGCCGCGGGCGAAGCCGACCGTTCCGAGGGCCTTGCCATTGAGGGCGTCAAGGACCGCACGGCCACCTTGCTGTCGCGCATCGAGGCATATGCGGGACGGAGGATCATGCGGGGCACAGGGATTCTCGCGACGGTCGGGGCGACGGCGCCCTTTATCGGGCTTTTTGGAACCGTCTGGGGAATCATGGACAGTTTCATTGGGATTTCGAAGACCAACACGACCAACCTCGCGGTGGTGGCGCCCGGCATCGCCGAGGCTTTGCTAGCGACTGCCATGGGGCTGGTCGCGGCCATTCCGGCGGTGGTGATGTACAATGGGTTCGCCCGTTCCATTACGTCCTATCGGGCGCAGCTTGGCGACGCGGCGGCGGAAGTTCTGCGCCACCTCTCCCGCGACCTCGACCGCGAGGAATTGCCGCCGCAAAAGGAAAAGGCCCCGGTCGTCCGTCTGCACGAATCCGCGGAGTAA
- the exbD gene encoding TonB system transport protein ExbD — MAMRLSLEEDRVEETHEINVTPFIDVILVLLIIFMVAAPLSTVDVNVDLPASTAQPAPRPDKPLFLTVKQDLTLALGDDPIGRETLAGALDAATQGDKEQRIFVRADRKVPYGEVMETMNLLRAAGYLKIGLVGMEAAAAEEGPLSGGKPPASQTLEPRP; from the coding sequence ATGGCCATGCGTCTTTCCCTCGAAGAGGATCGCGTCGAGGAAACCCACGAAATCAACGTGACGCCATTCATCGACGTCATATTGGTTTTGCTGATCATTTTCATGGTGGCGGCGCCGCTTTCGACGGTTGATGTGAATGTCGATCTTCCGGCGTCCACCGCGCAACCCGCGCCGCGTCCCGATAAGCCGCTGTTTTTGACGGTGAAACAGGATCTTACGCTGGCGCTTGGGGACGATCCCATTGGCCGCGAGACTTTGGCGGGCGCTCTTGATGCCGCGACCCAGGGCGACAAGGAGCAGCGGATTTTTGTGCGCGCCGACCGCAAGGTGCCCTATGGCGAGGTGATGGAAACGATGAACCTCCTGCGGGCTGCCGGCTATTTGAAGATCGGTCTGGTTGGCATGGAGGCGGCCGCCGCTGAGGAGGGCCCGCTGTCAGGAGGCAAGCCTCCAGCCAGTCAAACTCTGGAGCCGAGGCCGTGA
- a CDS encoding TonB family protein → MTVAKTVLHPGDEPSWQRWLLAAAAVILVHAAIVFWILYIRDLRAGGEPPAAIMIELAPLDVAPPTQSPAEVTPGPQMTEAQPEEVEQQQTIPVPELAPTPKPNVVLMTPHKPKPKPKKIEKEIPKPVVKRVHEPPAPRTSAPPRASAAASRAASSHAANSAAAAAARSACAAGLGSLARHYPEAARARGEQGTVRLALTIGRNGHVQSARVVGSSGSSALDQAALQMARGASCPAMETTANFILPIRFAIR, encoded by the coding sequence GTGACGGTCGCCAAGACGGTTCTGCATCCCGGGGATGAGCCGTCCTGGCAGCGCTGGCTCTTGGCCGCCGCCGCAGTCATCCTTGTTCACGCGGCGATCGTCTTTTGGATCTTGTATATCCGTGACTTGCGGGCCGGCGGGGAGCCTCCGGCGGCGATCATGATCGAGCTTGCGCCCCTGGACGTCGCGCCGCCCACGCAGTCGCCCGCCGAGGTCACCCCGGGACCCCAAATGACCGAGGCGCAGCCCGAGGAGGTCGAACAGCAGCAGACGATTCCGGTACCGGAGCTTGCCCCCACGCCGAAGCCCAACGTCGTGCTGATGACGCCGCATAAGCCAAAACCAAAGCCGAAGAAAATCGAAAAGGAAATCCCGAAGCCGGTGGTGAAACGGGTGCATGAGCCGCCAGCGCCGCGCACCAGCGCGCCGCCCCGCGCCTCCGCGGCGGCGTCGCGCGCGGCCTCCTCGCACGCCGCGAATTCGGCGGCCGCCGCCGCCGCGCGGAGCGCCTGCGCGGCGGGGCTTGGGAGCCTGGCCAGACATTACCCGGAAGCGGCGCGGGCGCGGGGTGAACAAGGAACGGTCCGCCTCGCCCTCACGATTGGCCGCAACGGGCATGTCCAGTCGGCCCGCGTCGTCGGCAGCTCGGGGTCGTCAGCGCTCGACCAGGCGGCACTCCAAATGGCCCGAGGCGCCAGCTGTCCAGCCATGGAAACAACCGCCAACTTCATCCTCCCAATCCGATTCGCAATAAGATAG
- a CDS encoding TonB-dependent receptor plug domain-containing protein, giving the protein MKGMLLIALAATLVLQAQAAATATRGPISPPRPSVRSTAEDSGNYYVPYVKDASGTPVPIMQIPSSVVVVPQQVIQDQQDTTICGALQNVSGVSCR; this is encoded by the coding sequence ATGAAAGGTATGCTGCTAATCGCACTGGCCGCCACTCTCGTGCTTCAGGCTCAAGCGGCCGCGACTGCCACCAGGGGTCCGATCTCGCCGCCGCGCCCATCTGTTCGCAGCACTGCGGAAGATTCCGGAAATTATTACGTGCCCTATGTGAAAGATGCATCGGGAACTCCGGTGCCAATCATGCAAATACCAAGCAGCGTCGTCGTTGTTCCGCAACAGGTGATCCAAGACCAGCAGGATACAACCATTTGCGGCGCGTTGCAGAATGTCAGCGGTGTATCCTGCCGGTAG
- a CDS encoding PepSY domain-containing protein: protein MRSLLLASGAFLMLVVTSAWAGRPVTDEEGVKLSEEVAAAGCSGGKMEFDDGKYEVEDAECSDGQSYELKFDAGFQLIKKELED, encoded by the coding sequence ATGCGCAGTTTGCTGTTGGCCTCGGGCGCGTTTCTCATGTTGGTTGTAACCTCAGCATGGGCTGGCCGGCCGGTGACTGATGAGGAAGGGGTTAAGCTGTCGGAAGAAGTCGCCGCTGCGGGATGTTCGGGCGGCAAGATGGAATTCGATGATGGAAAATATGAGGTTGAAGACGCGGAGTGCAGTGATGGGCAGTCATACGAACTTAAGTTCGACGCCGGCTTCCAGCTGATCAAAAAGGAATTGGAGGATTGA
- a CDS encoding PRC-barrel domain-containing protein — protein sequence MLRTFALAVSVLAFASGLSLAETTLSTGQWLASDVYKASVYDPSDQKIGSVTNLVIDSNGNVTAAIINVSSGFLGVNQKDVVIPFKELKAAARDGRDWLVLNRTKDELMTAPAFNNTGAPSDYRNR from the coding sequence ATGCTACGGACGTTCGCTTTGGCCGTCTCGGTTCTCGCTTTCGCCAGCGGCCTTTCCCTCGCAGAAACCACGCTTTCGACCGGCCAGTGGCTCGCCTCAGATGTCTATAAGGCCAGTGTTTACGATCCTTCCGATCAGAAGATCGGCAGTGTCACAAATCTTGTGATCGATAGCAACGGCAACGTTACAGCAGCGATCATCAACGTCAGCAGCGGTTTCCTTGGCGTTAACCAGAAAGACGTTGTGATTCCGTTCAAAGAATTGAAAGCCGCAGCTCGTGACGGCAGGGATTGGCTGGTGCTTAATCGCACCAAGGACGAATTAATGACGGCTCCCGCCTTCAATAACACGGGCGCCCCGAGCGACTATCGGAATCGCTAG